From a single Lolium rigidum isolate FL_2022 chromosome 7, APGP_CSIRO_Lrig_0.1, whole genome shotgun sequence genomic region:
- the LOC124672091 gene encoding transcription repressor OFP13-like, which translates to MSLLHPPHLHFNKLKKRARAAIASGTGSHRPAAKARKGLAAILYKLRDVHRPPSSPPSPLPSPSPSTPHHRQLCYPPAPSTWPWPSCRHPRTSSFRARPEDIAAAAAVYRTANAVYDASSEHFLRRPSLDEAWCGKRSSVSVSGQDAVDREPEAEETNKELQLRETAVVCGVRSERLFFEPAGTEFLSPKQAEALLGEAEVTTTDAPTKTDEATTAPAGEKDHQTPPAESSELKGGTVVVTVESEDPYGDFRASMVEMVAAHGLRDWEGLEELLAWYLKLNAKGVHAVIVGAFVDMLVGLATPPSPSPPSQSPSSSCITFEDYSSATLDEEEKS; encoded by the exons ATGTCTCTCCTGCACCCTCCCCACCTGcatttcaacaagctcaagaagcgcgcgcgcgccgccatcGCCAGCGGCACTGGCAGCCACCGCCCCGCCGCCAAGGCCAGGAAGGGCCTCGCCGCCATCCTATACAAGCTCCGGGACGTGCACcgcccgccgtcgtcgccgccatcgCCCTTGCCGTCCCCGTCGCCGTCCACCCCGCACCACCGGCAGCTCTGCTACCCGCCGGCCCCGTCCACGTGGCCGTGGCCGTCGTGCCGGCACCCGCGCACCAGCTCCTTCCGCGCGAGGCCGGAGGACattgccgccgccgcggccgtgtACCGGACCGCCAACGCGGTGTACGACGCGTCGTCGGAGCACTTCCTCCGGCGCCCGTCTCTCGACGAGGCGTGGTGCGGGAAACGGAGCTCCGTCTCCGTGTCGGGGCAGGACGCCGTCGATCGGGAGCCGGAGGCGGAGGAGACGAACAAGGAGCTGCAGCTGCGCGAGACGGCCGTCGTGTGCGGCGTGCGGTCGGAGCGGCTCTTCTTCGAGCCGGCCGGCACAGAGTTCTTGTCGCCCAAGCAG GCGGAGGCGCTACTAGGCGAGGCCGAGGTCACCACCACGGACGCGCCCACCAAGACCGACGAAGCGACCACCGCGCCGGCCGGCGAGAAGGACCACCAGACGCCGCCGGCGGAGTCCTCCGAGCTGAAGGGTGGCACGGTGGTGGTGACGGTGGAGTCGGAGGACCCGTACGGCGACTTCCGGGCGTCGATGGTGGAAATGGTGGCGGCGCACGGGCTGCGGGACTGGGAGGGCCTGGAGGAGCTCCTGGCGTGGTACCTCAAGCTCAACGCCAAGGGCGTGCACGCCGTCATCGTGGGCGCCTTCGTGGACATGCTCGTGGGCCTGGCCaccccgccgagcccgtcgccgccgtcgcagtcgccgtcgtcgtcgtgcaTTACGTTCGAGGATTACTCGTCGGCGACCCTCGATGAGGAAGAGAAGAGCTGA